A segment of the Bacillus pseudomycoides genome:
ACGCATTTTTCAATGGAGTTTTAAATGTAATTTCATCAGGTAAGATTGCGTGTAAAATTGCTTTTATCGCATGTGAATGTGCAACAATAATAATGCGCTTACCTTCATGTGTTTGTGCAACATCTTGCAATGCAGCAAAGCAGCGATTTACAATCTCTTCATCTGTCTCCATACCTTCTACATTTCCCTCTGCAATAAGCTCTCTAACTGTAGGAACTGGTTTTCCTGAAGCCTCTCCAAAATTCCGTTCAACAAAACGCTCATCTAGAAGAATAGACTGTATTCCAACAGCATCGCTAATTGCCTGTGCTGTTTCTTGTGCTCTAATTAAGGGACTGCTAATAATCACATCCCACGTTTCCAATTTTAATACAGCTGCACTTTGACTCGCTTGCTTTTTCCCAACTTCATTAAGTGGAATGTCTTCACGTCCTTGAATAATCTCTTGAAAATTCCAATCAGTTTGTCCATGTCGTACTAAACAAATTTCCGTCATGCTATAACTCCTTTTTTCAATAATCCGTTTCTATTGTAACAAAAGTTTCGCATGACGGACATAGTTTTTCCTGCCAATTACGTCGTATTTTGCTGCTTCATATATTGAAACATGTCAATCATAATAGAAGCAACCGCCAATTGATTTTGAAATTTTGCAACTTTATCTGGAATTGTCTTTTTATAATACTCTAAGGCTGCTAATTCAAATGCTTCCTTTTCTTCCGGATTGCGTGATAATTTTCGATACCAATGGGGTTGCTCACGAATATAACGCTCTAAATCTTTATCAGCTTTTATAAATTCTATAAGCTCTGCCCTCATCCTCTTTTCCTCCTAATCTTTTCGAAAGAAAAATGGATTATTTTCAGAAGTTCTTTGCTCAGGGCGTGTACGATTTCCTTGAAATTGCTGAATAACCTGTTGCACACTTCCAATCGCACTTGTTACATTAGCTAAATGTTGCTGCATTTGTTCTGCATCTAATTTTTTTAAAAAAGAAATCATCTGCCCCATCAAATCGGCCGCTTTTTCATCATTAATTTCTTCTTGCGTTGGTGAAGAAATTGCTTCTCCATCTGCTTTATAACTCTTCCATATTTCGTCTTTCTCTCCAAGTAAATACCATTCCTCATAAAATTGTTGCCACGTTTTTTGACCATTTCGAACTTCATGAACCATTTTAGGGTGATGGTTTACAAACTCTTTAAATTGTTGAACAGAAGGATGTAACGGTCCTTTTGTTTTTATCATAATCCTCACCTCTTCAGATGTATCTACTATATTGTAAGAAAAAAAAGGCGCATGGTTCGCCTATTTTTTAACGATTCATGCACCTTCTCCTATTTTCTAATGAAATTTTGAGTATAAAACTTATCAAATACTCCAACGCCTAATCCAGT
Coding sequences within it:
- a CDS encoding histidine phosphatase family protein codes for the protein MTEICLVRHGQTDWNFQEIIQGREDIPLNEVGKKQASQSAAVLKLETWDVIISSPLIRAQETAQAISDAVGIQSILLDERFVERNFGEASGKPVPTVRELIAEGNVEGMETDEEIVNRCFAALQDVAQTHEGKRIIIVAHSHAIKAILHAILPDEITFKTPLKNACISYVKEENGSWDVLRYNIAEHICV
- a CDS encoding YlbE-like family protein, which gives rise to MRAELIEFIKADKDLERYIREQPHWYRKLSRNPEEKEAFELAALEYYKKTIPDKVAKFQNQLAVASIMIDMFQYMKQQNTT
- a CDS encoding YlbD family protein; protein product: MIKTKGPLHPSVQQFKEFVNHHPKMVHEVRNGQKTWQQFYEEWYLLGEKDEIWKSYKADGEAISSPTQEEINDEKAADLMGQMISFLKKLDAEQMQQHLANVTSAIGSVQQVIQQFQGNRTRPEQRTSENNPFFFRKD